The sequence below is a genomic window from Terriglobales bacterium.
GCCGGACGCGCGCGGCCGTCCCGCCTCCGGCCCTTCAGGTGTGTGATGGGCTTGATTCGGGAGATCAGCTTCACCTTGAAAACCAAACGATTTTCCCAGTCCACGTCCGTCGAGTCGGCCTTCGGCTTCTCCAGTACGTCCAGCGCTCCAGCCGCCAGCGCGTCGTACGTCTTGAACACTTCGCCGCGGTTCGCTGATGCCGATACGATCAGGATCGGGGTTGGGAAATACGCCATGATGTATTCCGTCGCCGCCAATCCGCTCAGCACCGGCAATACCATGTCGAGGGTGAGCACATCGGGTCGCAACCGGCGGCACATTTCAATGCAGGTCTTCCCGTCCGCGGCTTCTCCCACCACCTCCAGCTCCGGGTCGTCGTTCAGGATCTCAACCAGCCGCTTCCGCACGGTGAGCGAGTCTTCCACCACCAATACCCGGATCCGCGACATGATTCACCCCACCAACTGACCGACCAGATCGAGGAACCTGGTCTGCTCGAATTCGCTTTTCACGATGTAGGCGCGCGCGCCCGCTTCCGCTCCCCGGCGCTTGTCGTCCGCCGATCTGCGCGAGCTCACCAGCACCGAGGGAACCTCGCGCAGTTCCGGATCCTCGCGGAATCGCGACAACAACTGGAAGCCGTCCATGCCCGGCATTTCGATGTCCACCACGAACAAGGCGTAATGGCAGTCGCGCGCCTTAGCCAGGGCTTCCTCGCCCGAGGTGGCGGTGTCGACGCGGTGGCCTGCCGACTCCAGGATGTTCTGCTCGACCATGCGCGTGGTCAGCGAATCATCCACGATCAGGATCGGAGCCTGTCGCTCCGCCGCTGCCGTTTCCCTTGCGCTTCTCCGCCCGGCCACGTTGGCCAGGTGCGCCGGTTCCAGCACCAGGATCGGATTGCCTTCCGCATCCAGGTACGCCCCCGCCACCTCCTCCGCGGCGGCCGCGATCGCGGGCAGACGCCGCATCAGGACAGTTTCCGTGCCCAGCAGTCTCTCGATCCCTACCGCTACGAGCTCCGCTCCGCTCCGCACCACCACCGCGGTCTTCCTCTCCCGGTGATCACCCGGACCCGCGGCTCCCAGCGCCGCCGTGAGCGTCACGAATTGGATCGTTTGGCCTTCGTAGGCAATGGACTCGCTGCTGCCCGCTGGCGAGATTTCTTGTTCGCGAACCGCGAGCGCACGGCACACGCTATCCAGCGGCAGGCACGCCCGCTGTCCCGCCGATTCCACCAGCAAGACTTCAATCGAGCTGCGCGAAACCGGAACCGCAATCTCGAACGTGGTCCCCTGGCCAGCCTTGGTTACGACGCTGACTTCCCCCTTCAGGCGAACGGCGGCGTCGCGCAGGATATCCAGCCCGATGCCGCGGCCGGCGATGCCGGTCACCTGCCCCGAGGTGCTGAAACCGCCCTTGAGGAGCAGGTCAACCGCCTGGGTTACGTTGACGCTCTCCGCCTCGCCGGCGGTGACTACTCCCTTGCGTACCGCGACGCTTCGGATGGCTGCAAGGTCGATGCCTCCCCCGTCGTCGCGACAGGCGAACACCATCCGGCCCGCCTTGCGCTCCGCCCGCAGCTCCACGACTCCCCGCGGCGCTTTTCCCGCCCTGGTACGAGCCTCCGGCGATTCGATCCCGTGGGCGACCGCATTGCGCACCAGTTGCAGCAGCCCGTGCTGCACCACCGCGAGCACATCCGCGTCCAGGCGGAGTTCCTCACCGCTGGCGCGGAAGTCCACCGCCTTGCCGACCGCCTGGGCCGCGTCGCGTGCCGTCCGTGCCAGCGCCGGAACAATGGTTGACACCGGCAGCAGCCGAAGCCGGTTCGCCCGCGCCTGCGCCTGCGCCAATTCCCGTTCTGTCTTCTCCAGCGCGCTGGTGACCTCGCGCTCCAGCCGCGTGCAGGCCTCCGCCACCTCTTCGCCGAGCGCATGCGTTCGGGAAACAAACGCGTGCGCCGTCGGTGACGCCTCATGCGCCAGAGACATCGCCAGCTCGCGCGCCCGGTTGGACAGCGCCGCGGCAGGTCGGATTTTGCGCATTTCGGTCCCAACTTCTGTCAGGCTTGCCAGAAGCGCTTCCACCTCTTCCACGTCCACGCGTACGCTGTCCGGGACCTCGCTCGCGGAATTGCAGGGGCCGGCTGGTCTGGCGTGTTGTGCGGGAGGGGAGCCCAGCTCTTCCAGCCGCGCTCCGATGCCGTCGAGCAGCCGAACGGCTTCGCGAGCTTGCTCCTTCGACACCGGACCCCCGCTTTCGCGATAGGGAGAAAACACGCCTTCGATGGCGTGCGCCGCCTCGGCGATCTCGCCCTGGTGCACCACCTGTGCCGCCCCCTTCAGCGTATGTGCGGCGCGCAAAAGGCGGGTCATGAGGGCCGGCGCCACCGTGCCTTTTTCCGCCTCCAGGGCAATCCGCGTGAGCTCCTCGAGCAGCTCGCGCGCCTCCACCCGGAAGTACTTGTAAATATCCCGCGCCATGCTCACCTACGCGGCGGCTGCGTGCGCGCGCACGATCTGAGACAGGTCATGCGACAGGTGCGCCAGCTGGGTTGCCGTCTGCAGCGTCTGGCTGGTGCTGGTCTCCGTCTCGCGCGCTGCCTGGGCCGCCCCCGCAATCGCGCTGTTGACCTGTTCCACCGCGGTCGTCTGCTGCTTGGTGCCGAGCTCGATTTCCTGCGCCGCTTCGGTTGTGGTCCCCACCAGACTGGTGATCTGTTTGAAGCTCTTGTTCACGTCTTCGAAGTGGCGGAGCCCGACATCCACCGCCTTGGAGCCCCCTTCGGTGGCCAGTACCGTCGTATTGACCGCGCCGCGGATCTCCTCGACCAGCCCGCGGATCTCCTTGGTGGACCCGCTGACCCGGTCTGCCAGCTTGCGGATTTCGTCTCCCACCACCGCGAACCGCTTGCCAGCCTCCCCCGCCCCCGCCGCCTCGATTGTCGCGTTGATCGACAGGATGTTGGTCTGCTCCGCCAGTTCATTGATGATGTCCAGGATGCCGCCGATTTGCTGCGACTTCCTCCCCAGGTCCAGCATGTGGCTCACGATCTCGTCCACCTGTTGCCGGATCTCTCCGATTGCTTCTTGCATCTTCGCGACCATCTCGTCGCCCGAATGCGCTGCCGACGCGGTCTCTTGGGCCATATGGGCCACCCGCTGCGCGCTTTCCGAAATCTGTCGCGTGGTGACCAGAAGTTCGCCCATCGTTGTCGTGACCTCGCTCATCGCGCTCGCGGTTTCGCGCGCTCCCGTGGCCTGCTGGTTGGCCGTGCTCTGGAGTTCGGCCGAAGAGCTCTGCACGTGCTGCACCGCCGAGCCCACCTGGCGGGTCAAGGCCCGGGAGAGGAAAAACGCGGTCACCGTCGCGAACAACACCGCAAAGCACGCCAGCGCGATCACCAGCCGCATCGCCGACGTAGCATCAGCCGTAGATCTCTGTTTGGCTTCTTCCAGCAGGCGCTGATTCAATTCGACGTAGTTCTGGGTTTGCTGCCCGAGCCGCTCCCGGATGGGGATGGCATCGTGGAGCATGATCTGAGTGGCCCCTTCCAGGCCGGCCTTCGTGTTTCGCATGCGGATGGCACGCTCTTGAAGTTCCGCCAGTTGCTGCTGCGATTTTCGGATCTCCGCCACCAGGCGGTTGCCGTCGTCGGTGAGGGTTCGGCGCGAGAATTCGTCGAGCAACAGCAAAGATTGATTGCGGCCCTGGTCCCATTGTTTGAGAAACCGTTCCTCCGGCGACACCACGTACGCACGGAAGCCGGCGACCTGCTCATCTATGGCGGCGTCCAGCTTCGCGGCATCAATTAACCCGTTGGCGTGGATGCTGAGAACGGCGTCCTTGCTGGTTATGACCGCACGCAGCGCATATATGGCCACCAGGGCTGTAACCACGGCCACACAAACCATGACTACGAAACCGCCGACCACTTTCTTCTGGAAAGTCCATTCATGACTCATGACTGTTCACTTCCTTTCTCTCGGGCTTGGGCGGCTGCGCGTACCTGCTGCACGATGAGCGGCGCCTCCAGGATCGGCCGCACCACCCCTCCGATTCGAGCTACCTGCCGCACCGGTCCCGACTCCGGCCCGTTCGCCTGCTGGTAAAGGTGCTGCGCCGGCACGTTAAATTGACCGTCGAACTCGTCAAAGCCCAGGCCCAGCACCGCTTCTCCATCGACCAGCGCCAGCCATCGCGGAGTATTCACG
It includes:
- a CDS encoding response regulator, which codes for MARDIYKYFRVEARELLEELTRIALEAEKGTVAPALMTRLLRAAHTLKGAAQVVHQGEIAEAAHAIEGVFSPYRESGGPVSKEQAREAVRLLDGIGARLEELGSPPAQHARPAGPCNSASEVPDSVRVDVEEVEALLASLTEVGTEMRKIRPAAALSNRARELAMSLAHEASPTAHAFVSRTHALGEEVAEACTRLEREVTSALEKTERELAQAQARANRLRLLPVSTIVPALARTARDAAQAVGKAVDFRASGEELRLDADVLAVVQHGLLQLVRNAVAHGIESPEARTRAGKAPRGVVELRAERKAGRMVFACRDDGGGIDLAAIRSVAVRKGVVTAGEAESVNVTQAVDLLLKGGFSTSGQVTGIAGRGIGLDILRDAAVRLKGEVSVVTKAGQGTTFEIAVPVSRSSIEVLLVESAGQRACLPLDSVCRALAVREQEISPAGSSESIAYEGQTIQFVTLTAALGAAGPGDHRERKTAVVVRSGAELVAVGIERLLGTETVLMRRLPAIAAAAEEVAGAYLDAEGNPILVLEPAHLANVAGRRSARETAAAERQAPILIVDDSLTTRMVEQNILESAGHRVDTATSGEEALAKARDCHYALFVVDIEMPGMDGFQLLSRFREDPELREVPSVLVSSRRSADDKRRGAEAGARAYIVKSEFEQTRFLDLVGQLVG
- a CDS encoding methyl-accepting chemotaxis protein, whose protein sequence is MSHEWTFQKKVVGGFVVMVCVAVVTALVAIYALRAVITSKDAVLSIHANGLIDAAKLDAAIDEQVAGFRAYVVSPEERFLKQWDQGRNQSLLLLDEFSRRTLTDDGNRLVAEIRKSQQQLAELQERAIRMRNTKAGLEGATQIMLHDAIPIRERLGQQTQNYVELNQRLLEEAKQRSTADATSAMRLVIALACFAVLFATVTAFFLSRALTRQVGSAVQHVQSSSAELQSTANQQATGARETASAMSEVTTTMGELLVTTRQISESAQRVAHMAQETASAAHSGDEMVAKMQEAIGEIRQQVDEIVSHMLDLGRKSQQIGGILDIINELAEQTNILSINATIEAAGAGEAGKRFAVVGDEIRKLADRVSGSTKEIRGLVEEIRGAVNTTVLATEGGSKAVDVGLRHFEDVNKSFKQITSLVGTTTEAAQEIELGTKQQTTAVEQVNSAIAGAAQAARETETSTSQTLQTATQLAHLSHDLSQIVRAHAAAA